In a single window of the Sediminicoccus sp. KRV36 genome:
- a CDS encoding ABC transporter substrate-binding protein, whose protein sequence is MPIQRRHLPLIAAPGLLSAAGQQAMAQDPRRVIRSVPIGDLRALDPIWTTTYLTRNHGYLVWDTLFAMDAQNRPQPQMVGEFGVSGDQREWSFRLREGLLWHDGAPVTAADCVASIRRWGARDGMGRALMRVTESLEARDARSFVLKLSRPVGFVLEALGKIDSNVPFMMPERLARTNPNAAITEVIGSGPFRFQRDQWNPSARVVYERFRDYVPRNEPPSQAAGGKVVKFDRLESLYTPDAATAANGLLTGEFDLLESPAPDLVPRMARARDVVVTPNDPLGYTLFIVMNHLHPPFDKVEARRALMSVINQRDYMIATVGTEIPSRECGASFGCAGDEPAQFDTLGWPRMTEAQAREAFRASGYDGRPIVVMNPADNATLSPSALLTADALRRLGANVDLVAMDWSGLVQRRASRNAPAQGGWNLFATNATITGIQNPLLNVFIGNCDSAWFGWPCDARIAGLNDAWTFEEDAGKRRDILKQLERVHIENVTNIPLGQYRSVIAHRRNLRGLLPGPALFYWNLEKA, encoded by the coding sequence TTGCCCATCCAACGCCGCCACCTCCCGCTGATCGCCGCACCCGGCCTGCTCTCCGCCGCAGGCCAGCAGGCCATGGCGCAGGATCCGCGGCGCGTGATCCGCTCGGTTCCCATCGGCGATCTGCGCGCGCTCGACCCGATCTGGACCACCACCTACCTCACGCGCAACCACGGTTACCTGGTGTGGGACACGCTCTTCGCGATGGACGCGCAGAACCGGCCCCAGCCGCAGATGGTGGGGGAGTTCGGCGTCAGCGGCGACCAGCGCGAATGGAGTTTCCGCCTGCGCGAGGGCCTTCTCTGGCATGATGGCGCGCCCGTCACGGCAGCCGATTGCGTCGCCTCGATCCGCCGCTGGGGCGCGCGCGATGGCATGGGCCGTGCCCTGATGCGCGTGACCGAAAGCCTGGAAGCGCGGGACGCCCGGAGCTTCGTGCTGAAGCTCTCCCGCCCGGTGGGTTTCGTGCTGGAGGCGCTGGGCAAGATCGACAGCAACGTGCCCTTCATGATGCCGGAGCGCCTGGCCCGCACCAACCCGAATGCGGCGATCACCGAGGTCATCGGCTCCGGCCCCTTCCGCTTCCAGCGTGACCAATGGAACCCCAGCGCGCGCGTCGTCTATGAGCGCTTCCGCGATTATGTGCCGCGCAACGAGCCGCCCAGCCAGGCCGCCGGCGGCAAGGTCGTGAAGTTCGACCGGCTGGAGAGCCTCTATACCCCCGATGCCGCGACGGCCGCCAATGGCCTGCTTACCGGCGAGTTCGACCTGCTGGAAAGCCCCGCACCTGATCTCGTGCCGCGCATGGCCCGGGCGCGCGATGTCGTCGTCACGCCGAATGATCCGCTGGGCTACACGCTCTTCATCGTGATGAACCATCTCCATCCGCCCTTCGACAAGGTGGAAGCACGCCGCGCGCTGATGTCGGTGATCAACCAGCGGGACTACATGATCGCCACCGTGGGCACCGAGATTCCCTCCCGCGAATGCGGCGCCAGCTTCGGTTGCGCGGGGGATGAGCCGGCGCAATTCGACACTCTGGGCTGGCCGCGCATGACCGAAGCCCAGGCGCGCGAGGCCTTTCGCGCCTCCGGCTATGATGGCCGCCCCATCGTGGTGATGAACCCGGCCGACAATGCCACCCTCAGCCCCTCCGCCCTGCTCACCGCGGATGCGCTGCGGCGGCTTGGCGCGAATGTGGACCTGGTCGCGATGGATTGGAGCGGCCTCGTGCAGCGGCGTGCCTCGCGCAATGCGCCGGCGCAGGGTGGCTGGAACCTCTTCGCCACCAACGCCACCATCACGGGCATCCAGAATCCCCTGCTCAATGTCTTCATCGGCAATTGCGACAGCGCCTGGTTCGGCTGGCCTTGCGATGCGCGCATCGCAGGGCTGAACGATGCCTGGACCTTCGAGGAAGATGCCGGCAAGCGCCGCGACATCCTCAAGCAGCTGGAGCGCGTGCATATCGAGAATGTGACGAACATTCCGCTCGGCCAGTATCGCAGCGTGATCGCGCATCGCCGCAACCTGCGCGGCCTGCTGCCGGGCCCAGCGTTGTTCTACTGGAACCTGGAGAAGGCCTGA
- a CDS encoding tripartite tricarboxylate transporter substrate binding protein, translating to MHAPLLLRSLASAMPMNRRQLLALTCTPALTPSAAQAQGWAPERPIRMVVPFPPGGATDVWARMTAEGLQQRLGQPVVIDNRPGAGGMLGAEAVMRAAPDGYTLLFTITSLVQSPVVMRRFPYDPVEDFAPLGRLGSNANVWVVGPAVPAEVTTMEQFTSWGRGRELSFGSWANGSTGHAFGLMLAEEAGLRMAHVAYRGEAPGVQDLLAGNIHGGWHSIAAVGELIRAGRLRPLGSTGTRRLPSLPEVRMMREIGFSDRFAFEGFSGLLGPRGLPTPIIERYASTFAQMAQDAEVQRRLIAMDTFPGYLGPEDFRRFIAESLTRWREISERLGLQADG from the coding sequence ATGCACGCCCCCCTCCTCCTGCGGAGCTTGGCCTCGGCCATGCCGATGAATCGCCGCCAGCTTCTCGCCCTCACCTGTACCCCTGCCCTCACCCCCAGCGCGGCCCAGGCGCAAGGCTGGGCGCCGGAACGGCCGATCCGCATGGTGGTGCCCTTCCCGCCCGGCGGCGCCACCGATGTCTGGGCACGTATGACGGCCGAGGGGCTGCAGCAGCGCCTGGGCCAGCCGGTCGTCATCGACAACCGGCCCGGCGCGGGCGGCATGCTGGGGGCCGAGGCGGTGATGCGCGCCGCACCCGATGGATACACGCTACTTTTTACCATCACCTCGCTCGTACAATCGCCGGTGGTGATGCGGCGCTTCCCCTATGATCCCGTGGAGGATTTCGCACCTCTCGGCCGCCTGGGCAGCAACGCCAATGTCTGGGTGGTCGGCCCCGCCGTACCGGCCGAGGTCACGACGATGGAACAATTCACCAGTTGGGGGCGCGGGCGCGAACTCTCCTTCGGCTCCTGGGCCAATGGATCCACCGGCCACGCATTTGGCCTGATGCTGGCCGAGGAAGCGGGGCTGCGCATGGCGCATGTCGCCTATCGGGGCGAGGCGCCTGGCGTGCAGGACCTGCTGGCCGGCAATATCCATGGTGGCTGGCATTCCATCGCGGCCGTGGGCGAGCTGATCCGTGCCGGCCGGCTGCGGCCGCTCGGCAGCACCGGCACGCGCCGCCTGCCCTCCTTGCCCGAGGTGCGGATGATGCGCGAGATCGGCTTTTCCGACCGCTTCGCCTTTGAAGGATTTTCCGGCCTGCTCGGCCCGCGCGGACTGCCCACGCCGATCATCGAACGCTACGCCTCCACCTTCGCGCAGATGGCGCAGGATGCCGAAGTGCAGCGCCGCCTGATCGCGATGGACACCTTCCCCGGCTATCTCGGCCCCGAGGATTTCCGCCGCTTCATCGCCGAAAGCCTGACGCGCTGGCGCGAGATCAGCGAGCGGCTGGGCTTGCAGGCCGATGGCTGA
- a CDS encoding hydantoinase B/oxoprolinase family protein, producing MMAISPADQAVIGQALMSAAREMGAKLYRSAFSPIVRDGKDASTGIMDASGAAVAQSDELIPVLVGSLSITLRHCMAACPPELLEEGDFYITNHPYRGAHHLQDILIFMPAFVEGRIIAYAAAVAHHLDVGGGAPGLNASSTDLYGEGLILPPARYNFARDWQAGNLRGLVGANIRVPDQTLGDIDSQFAACFTGIARMRELCARYGAATVEAAMAGQISYVERRVRAAVRALPDGTYIGEDFVDDDGVGSGPLRVRAAVTVAGDALSVDFSGTAPQVRTHMNAPYASVVSGTLAALKSFLTSDDVPFNEGAAQAVTITVPEGTLLNPRFPAPVRARMEATYRAYDAVLKALGQAIPERAVATGFDTTTSFCLSHLKDGRYRVFIELRDGGFGASAEGDGADALAGPLSNCTNVPVEAIDADHDFFRIEAYRLLPGTGGQGRHRGGNGSLRRYRILADGVRLAIYTDRFRVAAEGLAGGEPGALGGCLVRRGEEVITVRSKDDLTLQAGDVLEMWTGGGGGHGPVAERSAALLEADQRLAGG from the coding sequence ATGATGGCCATCAGCCCGGCCGACCAGGCCGTGATCGGCCAGGCGCTGATGTCGGCCGCGCGGGAGATGGGAGCGAAGCTCTATCGCTCCGCCTTCTCGCCCATCGTGCGTGACGGCAAGGATGCCTCGACCGGCATCATGGATGCGAGTGGCGCCGCCGTGGCGCAAAGCGATGAGCTGATCCCCGTGCTGGTGGGCTCGCTCTCCATCACGCTGCGGCACTGCATGGCCGCCTGCCCGCCGGAATTGTTGGAGGAGGGTGATTTTTACATCACCAACCATCCCTATCGCGGCGCGCATCACCTGCAGGATATCCTCATCTTCATGCCGGCCTTCGTGGAGGGGCGCATCATCGCCTATGCCGCGGCCGTGGCGCATCACCTGGATGTCGGCGGTGGCGCGCCAGGGCTGAACGCCTCCTCGACCGATCTTTATGGCGAGGGGCTGATCCTGCCGCCGGCGCGCTACAATTTCGCGCGGGACTGGCAGGCGGGCAATCTGCGCGGCCTGGTCGGCGCCAATATCCGCGTGCCCGACCAGACGCTGGGCGATATCGACAGCCAATTTGCCGCCTGCTTCACCGGCATCGCCCGCATGCGCGAACTCTGCGCGCGCTACGGCGCGGCCACGGTGGAGGCCGCGATGGCCGGGCAGATCAGCTATGTGGAGCGCCGCGTGCGTGCCGCCGTCCGCGCCCTGCCGGATGGCACCTATATCGGTGAGGATTTCGTGGATGATGACGGCGTGGGCTCCGGCCCCTTGCGCGTGCGCGCCGCCGTCACCGTCGCCGGCGATGCGCTGAGCGTGGATTTCAGCGGCACGGCCCCGCAGGTCCGCACGCATATGAACGCGCCCTATGCCTCCGTCGTTTCCGGCACGCTGGCCGCGCTGAAATCCTTCCTGACCAGTGACGACGTGCCCTTCAACGAGGGCGCGGCCCAGGCGGTGACGATCACCGTGCCGGAGGGCACCTTGCTCAACCCGCGCTTCCCCGCCCCGGTGCGGGCGCGGATGGAGGCGACCTACCGCGCCTATGACGCGGTGCTGAAGGCGCTGGGCCAGGCCATCCCCGAGCGCGCGGTGGCGACGGGCTTCGACACCACCACCTCCTTCTGCCTCAGCCACCTCAAGGATGGCCGCTACCGGGTCTTCATCGAGCTGCGCGATGGCGGCTTCGGCGCCTCGGCCGAGGGGGATGGCGCGGATGCGCTGGCGGGCCCGCTTTCCAACTGCACCAATGTCCCGGTCGAGGCGATTGACGCCGACCACGATTTCTTCCGCATCGAGGCCTATCGCCTGCTGCCGGGCACGGGCGGGCAGGGACGACATCGCGGCGGCAATGGCTCGCTCCGGCGCTACCGCATCCTGGCCGATGGCGTGCGGCTGGCGATCTACACCGACCGCTTCCGCGTAGCGGCCGAGGGGTTGGCGGGCGGCGAGCCGGGCGCGCTGGGCGGCTGCCTGGTGCGGCGCGGTGAGGAGGTGATCACCGTGCGCTCCAAGGATGACCTCACGCTGCAAGCGGGTGATGTGCTGGAGATGTGGACCGGCGGCGGCGGCGGCCATGGGCCAGTGGCGGAGCGCAGCGCGGCCCTGCTGGAAGCGGATCAGCGCCTGGCGGGCGGGTGA
- a CDS encoding hydantoinase/oxoprolinase family protein, with product MLSVGVEIGGTFTDLVAIGPDGVQVAKVPSTPARPDEAAFHALAAAGIAAATVGEFVHGSTVATNAVLERRGARLALLVTEGFRDVLILGRQDKLRLFDLRYRKPVPLVAREDSIEMPERVLADGSVILPLDLAAAEARIGALLAGASIGAVAICLLNAYANPAHEQALAALVRRLAPGLPVTCSHEVTQEFREYERASTTALSAYVQPVLDAYLGRMERHLAEQGFTGDFSVMQSNGGRVPAVAMRRNAVTALLSGPAAGVMGAARQAGLSGVQDIITLDIGGTSADVALIEAGRPGLAREAMVDGLVVQMPMLDITTVGAGGGSLAWVDEGGLLRVGPRSAGADPGPAAYGRGGTRPTLTDAQVIAGRIPAGKQLAGGLIMDGAAARAAFAPLAATLGLSIEATAESVVRIAVANVVAAVRLVSTERGRDPRQHVLVPYGGAGPLHAAAVAEELGMTRVLVPPGAGVLSAYGLLAADHSLFAARTRRRVVASGCAEAVRAEMAALRAELDARFDSYGVQGERRFEITLDMRLVGQAFEIAVSLEPSALDSLDEALLLAGFSAAHERIYRAPADTGRRAVEIISYRAGLHVTRAGLPGLGGARRLHAPCAGPLLIEDSTASIWVPPGWTAEEDSTGNLMMTRDA from the coding sequence ATGCTTTCGGTTGGCGTTGAAATCGGCGGCACCTTCACGGACCTGGTCGCCATCGGCCCGGATGGCGTGCAGGTGGCCAAGGTGCCCAGCACACCCGCCCGGCCGGATGAGGCCGCCTTCCACGCGCTGGCGGCCGCCGGCATCGCTGCCGCCACGGTGGGCGAATTCGTCCACGGCTCCACCGTCGCGACCAATGCGGTGCTGGAGCGCCGGGGCGCGCGCCTCGCCCTGCTGGTGACCGAGGGTTTCCGCGACGTGCTGATCCTCGGCCGGCAGGACAAGCTGCGGCTGTTCGACCTGCGCTACCGCAAGCCCGTGCCGCTCGTGGCGCGCGAGGATTCCATCGAGATGCCGGAGCGCGTGCTGGCTGATGGCAGCGTGATCCTGCCCCTCGACCTCGCGGCCGCCGAGGCGCGCATCGGGGCACTTCTGGCCGGCGCCTCCATCGGCGCGGTGGCAATCTGCCTGCTCAACGCCTATGCCAATCCGGCGCATGAGCAGGCGCTGGCCGCCCTCGTCCGTCGCCTTGCCCCAGGATTGCCCGTCACCTGCTCGCATGAGGTGACGCAGGAATTCCGTGAGTATGAGCGCGCGAGCACCACGGCACTTTCGGCCTATGTGCAGCCGGTGCTGGATGCCTATCTGGGCCGGATGGAGCGGCACCTGGCCGAGCAGGGCTTCACCGGCGATTTCTCGGTCATGCAATCCAATGGCGGGCGCGTGCCGGCCGTCGCCATGCGGCGCAATGCCGTGACCGCGCTGCTCTCGGGCCCCGCCGCCGGTGTCATGGGTGCCGCGCGCCAGGCCGGGCTTTCGGGTGTGCAGGACATCATCACCCTCGATATCGGCGGCACCAGTGCTGATGTGGCGTTGATCGAGGCCGGGCGTCCCGGCCTGGCGCGCGAGGCCATGGTGGATGGGCTGGTGGTGCAGATGCCCATGCTGGACATCACCACGGTGGGGGCGGGCGGCGGCTCGCTCGCCTGGGTGGATGAGGGCGGGTTGCTGCGGGTCGGGCCACGCAGCGCCGGGGCCGATCCCGGGCCGGCCGCCTATGGGCGCGGCGGCACGCGGCCGACGCTGACCGATGCTCAGGTCATCGCGGGGCGCATCCCGGCGGGCAAGCAGCTCGCGGGCGGGTTGATCATGGATGGCGCCGCGGCGCGCGCCGCCTTCGCGCCGCTGGCCGCGACGCTGGGCCTCTCCATCGAGGCCACGGCCGAGAGCGTGGTGCGCATCGCCGTCGCCAATGTCGTCGCCGCTGTGCGGCTGGTTTCCACCGAGCGCGGGCGCGATCCGCGGCAGCATGTGCTGGTGCCCTATGGTGGCGCGGGGCCGCTGCATGCGGCGGCGGTGGCGGAGGAGCTGGGCATGACGCGGGTGCTGGTGCCCCCCGGTGCCGGCGTGCTCTCGGCCTATGGGCTGCTGGCGGCCGATCACAGCCTCTTTGCCGCGCGCACCCGTCGCCGCGTGGTGGCATCCGGCTGCGCCGAGGCGGTGCGGGCGGAGATGGCCGCCCTGCGCGCGGAGCTGGATGCGCGCTTTGACAGCTACGGCGTCCAGGGCGAGCGTCGCTTCGAGATCACGCTCGACATGCGGCTGGTGGGCCAGGCCTTTGAGATCGCCGTGTCGCTGGAGCCCTCGGCCCTGGACAGTCTGGATGAGGCGCTGCTGCTCGCGGGCTTCAGCGCGGCGCATGAACGCATCTACCGCGCCCCGGCGGATACGGGGCGGCGGGCGGTGGAAATCATCTCCTACCGCGCCGGCCTGCATGTGACGCGCGCAGGCCTGCCCGGTCTCGGGGGCGCGCGCCGCCTGCACGCCCCCTGCGCTGGGCCGCTGCTGATCGAGGACAGCACGGCCAGCATCTGGGTGCCGCCCGGCTGGACGGCGGAAGAGGATTCTACCGGCAATCTGATGATGACGAGGGACGCATGA
- a CDS encoding tripartite tricarboxylate transporter substrate binding protein: MHRRSTLLALPFLAGAAAAQELPARPMRLIVPFTTGGTTDILARILAEHAQAEFGQPLIVESRPGAGGVTGTAQVAAAPPDGTTLVMGTPGPIATAPALMGSMPYDPLRDLAPVMLVANVPNLVVVNPASGLTSIAALIAAARARPGAIHFGSAGIGATTHLAGELFKLMTGADIVHVPYRGSVPALTDLQGGQIQLMFENMPGALELVRAGRLTGLAVTSPTRALAAPEIPTVAETVPGYAVVSWFALFTAGGVPAPLVQRLNAGFRRIMARPAVRQRIAELGAEPADGTPEALGTLAREETERWGRVIREARITVQ, encoded by the coding sequence ATGCATCGCCGTTCCACCCTTCTGGCCCTTCCCTTCCTGGCGGGTGCGGCCGCCGCGCAGGAGCTTCCCGCGCGGCCCATGCGCCTTATCGTGCCCTTCACCACCGGCGGCACCACGGACATCCTGGCCCGCATCCTGGCCGAGCACGCCCAGGCCGAATTCGGCCAGCCGCTGATCGTGGAATCCCGCCCCGGGGCGGGGGGTGTGACCGGGACCGCGCAGGTGGCGGCGGCCCCGCCGGATGGCACCACCCTGGTCATGGGCACGCCCGGCCCCATCGCCACCGCGCCGGCGCTCATGGGCAGCATGCCCTATGATCCGCTGCGGGACCTCGCCCCCGTCATGCTGGTGGCGAATGTGCCCAACCTCGTCGTGGTGAACCCGGCGAGCGGGCTGACCAGCATCGCGGCGCTGATCGCCGCCGCGCGCGCCCGGCCGGGGGCGATCCATTTCGGCTCGGCCGGGATTGGCGCCACCACGCATCTGGCGGGCGAGTTGTTCAAGCTGATGACGGGTGCCGATATCGTCCATGTGCCCTATCGCGGCAGCGTGCCGGCCCTGACCGATCTCCAGGGCGGGCAGATCCAGCTGATGTTCGAGAATATGCCGGGTGCCCTGGAGCTGGTGCGGGCCGGGCGCCTCACGGGCCTGGCCGTCACCTCGCCCACGCGCGCCCTCGCCGCGCCGGAAATTCCCACGGTGGCCGAGACGGTGCCGGGCTATGCGGTGGTCTCCTGGTTCGCGCTCTTCACCGCGGGCGGCGTGCCCGCACCCCTGGTGCAACGGCTCAATGCCGGCTTCCGGCGCATCATGGCGCGGCCTGCCGTGCGGCAGCGCATTGCGGAACTCGGCGCGGAACCCGCCGATGGCACGCCCGAGGCGCTGGGCACCCTGGCGCGCGAGGAGACCGAGCGCTGGGGCCGCGTGATCCGCGAAGCCCGCATCACGGTGCAATAG
- a CDS encoding ABC transporter substrate-binding protein: MGHFAGRRPWLLAAGGLVTTGLARPALVSAQTAPPKPDRIVVNASGGSMNSIFRRSYFAAFERRHGIRVQDTSPVDFGKLRAMVESGNPEWTVTEIGGQDAVRAKELNLLEPLDTSLIDRSEYPETARDSHVLSSSAYSTALGFRTDVFRDGSHPKGWAEFWDVRRFPGPRSLRNHPVDNLEFALLADGVPMESLYPLDMDRAFRKLDQIRPHVTVWWTTGAQPAQLLVDREVVLASGWNGRFYDLTRRGAPIATEFAGGSLKTGAFGIPRGTRQAYWGQRFLQLMTDPELQSVYTTEMGYPGLNRRTLSFVPAELHPLLPTSPGNLEKQFWLDVDWWTIHAAAAQERWNRWMLRR, translated from the coding sequence ATGGGCCATTTTGCAGGACGGCGCCCCTGGCTTCTGGCGGCAGGCGGCCTGGTCACCACGGGCCTGGCACGGCCCGCGCTGGTCTCGGCGCAAACCGCGCCGCCCAAGCCCGACCGCATCGTGGTCAATGCATCCGGCGGCTCGATGAATTCCATCTTCCGGCGCAGCTACTTCGCCGCCTTCGAGCGCCGCCACGGCATTCGCGTGCAGGACACCTCGCCGGTGGATTTCGGCAAGCTGCGCGCCATGGTCGAAAGCGGCAATCCTGAATGGACGGTGACCGAAATCGGCGGCCAGGACGCGGTGCGCGCGAAGGAGCTGAACCTGCTGGAGCCGCTGGACACCAGCCTGATCGATCGCTCTGAATATCCCGAGACGGCGCGGGATTCCCACGTCCTCTCCTCCTCCGCCTACAGCACCGCGCTGGGTTTCCGGACGGACGTGTTCCGCGACGGCAGCCACCCCAAGGGCTGGGCGGAGTTCTGGGATGTGCGGCGCTTCCCCGGGCCGCGCTCGCTGCGCAACCACCCGGTGGACAATCTGGAATTCGCACTGCTGGCCGATGGCGTGCCGATGGAGAGCCTCTACCCGTTGGACATGGACCGCGCCTTCCGCAAGCTCGATCAGATCCGCCCGCATGTCACGGTATGGTGGACCACCGGCGCGCAGCCCGCGCAGCTGCTGGTGGACCGTGAGGTGGTGCTCGCCTCCGGCTGGAATGGCCGCTTCTATGACCTGACGCGGCGCGGCGCGCCCATTGCCACGGAATTCGCCGGCGGCAGCCTCAAGACCGGCGCCTTCGGCATCCCGCGCGGCACGCGCCAGGCCTATTGGGGTCAGCGCTTCCTCCAGCTCATGACCGACCCCGAGCTGCAATCCGTCTATACGACCGAGATGGGCTATCCCGGCCTGAACCGTCGCACGCTCAGCTTCGTGCCGGCCGAGCTGCATCCTCTCCTGCCAACCTCGCCCGGCAATCTGGAGAAGCAGTTCTGGCTGGATGTGGACTGGTGGACCATCCATGCCGCCGCCGCGCAGGAGCGTTGGAACCGCTGGATGCTGCGGCGCTGA
- a CDS encoding ABC transporter ATP-binding protein, whose amino-acid sequence MRLALNGIVKRFGAVTALAGVDLDVEEGEFLTILGPSGSGKTTLLKAVAGFELPDEGQIQLGAQDVTLTEARHRNVGMVFQNYALFPHLTVAENIAFPLEMRRIPRAEVTRRVAEALALVELGGYEARLPRQLSGGQQQRVALARAVIFGPALLLLDEPFGALDRKLRESLQLEVRRLQRRLRLTTLFITHDQEEALIMSDRIAVMNAGLIQQIGTPAEVYDRPVSRFVANFIGESNLLEATASGGRVEIPGFGDLHLPVPDGPATLLLRPEALRLEAEAQSAPCRAQAVVLETIFLGLSVKLRLRPEVGPDLLARIPLRPSDPAPMAEGDHVLVGFHPEDVHVVPRD is encoded by the coding sequence ATGCGCCTGGCGCTCAACGGCATCGTCAAGCGCTTTGGCGCGGTCACCGCCCTGGCCGGCGTGGATCTCGATGTCGAGGAGGGGGAGTTCCTCACCATCCTGGGCCCCTCCGGCTCGGGCAAGACCACGCTGCTGAAGGCCGTCGCCGGCTTCGAATTGCCCGATGAAGGGCAGATCCAGCTGGGTGCGCAGGATGTCACGCTGACCGAAGCGCGGCATCGCAATGTCGGCATGGTGTTCCAGAACTACGCGCTGTTTCCGCATCTGACGGTCGCGGAAAATATTGCTTTCCCGCTGGAGATGCGCCGCATCCCCCGCGCCGAGGTCACCCGCCGCGTGGCCGAGGCCCTGGCCCTGGTGGAGCTGGGCGGCTACGAGGCGCGGCTGCCCCGGCAACTCTCGGGCGGGCAGCAGCAGCGCGTGGCGCTGGCGCGCGCCGTCATCTTCGGCCCAGCCCTGCTGCTGCTGGATGAGCCCTTCGGCGCGCTCGACCGCAAGCTGCGGGAGTCGTTGCAACTGGAGGTGCGCCGCCTGCAACGGCGCCTCCGGCTGACCACCCTCTTTATCACGCATGATCAGGAGGAGGCGCTGATCATGTCGGACCGCATCGCCGTGATGAATGCAGGGCTGATCCAGCAGATCGGCACGCCAGCCGAGGTGTATGACCGCCCTGTCTCGCGCTTCGTCGCCAATTTCATCGGTGAGTCAAACCTGCTGGAGGCCACGGCCAGCGGCGGGCGGGTGGAGATCCCGGGCTTCGGAGACCTGCATCTTCCGGTGCCGGATGGGCCGGCAACCCTTCTGCTGCGTCCGGAAGCCCTGCGCCTGGAGGCCGAGGCACAGTCCGCCCCCTGCCGGGCGCAGGCGGTGGTCCTGGAAACGATCTTCCTCGGCCTCTCGGTCAAGCTGCGCCTCCGGCCCGAGGTGGGGCCGGACCTGCTGGCGCGCATCCCGCTGCGCCCCTCGGACCCCGCCCCCATGGCCGAGGGTGACCATGTGCTGGTCGGCTTCCACCCGGAGGATGTCCATGTCGTCCCGCGCGATTGA
- a CDS encoding ABC transporter permease yields MSSRAIDRRAPARRHERVLLLLALPALLLLLLLFAWPVLRLLSMSVADGSLVHIQRAALDELYFAVLLDSLKIAAMVTLLCLSLAYPVALWLTRASRLGLALGMFALLLPFWTSVLVRTYAWMVLLGRNGVINRMLRDWGLIEFPLPLLHNLGGVLVGMVHVLLPYMVLPIYAALLRIDPDLTRAAEGLGASRTRAFLRVVLPLSMPGVAAGCALVFVLALGFFITPALLGGGRVIMIAMLIEQQVRELLDWPFAAALSAVLLAVTLLIYAGIGRLTKGGRLAAP; encoded by the coding sequence ATGTCGTCCCGCGCGATTGACCGCAGGGCGCCGGCGCGCCGGCATGAGCGCGTGCTGCTGCTGCTGGCCCTGCCCGCCCTGCTGCTGCTTCTTCTGCTCTTCGCCTGGCCGGTGCTGCGATTGCTCTCCATGTCGGTGGCGGATGGCAGCCTGGTGCACATCCAGCGCGCGGCCTTGGATGAGCTCTATTTCGCCGTGCTGCTGGACAGCCTGAAGATCGCGGCGATGGTGACGCTGCTTTGCCTCAGTCTCGCCTACCCCGTGGCGCTCTGGCTGACGCGGGCCAGTCGGCTGGGGCTGGCGCTCGGCATGTTCGCGTTGCTGCTGCCCTTCTGGACCAGCGTGCTGGTTCGCACCTATGCCTGGATGGTGCTGCTGGGCCGCAATGGCGTCATCAACCGGATGCTGCGCGATTGGGGGCTGATCGAGTTCCCCCTGCCGCTGCTGCACAATCTGGGCGGTGTGCTGGTCGGCATGGTGCATGTGCTGCTGCCCTATATGGTGCTGCCCATCTATGCCGCGCTGCTGCGCATCGACCCTGACCTGACGCGCGCGGCCGAGGGGCTGGGCGCCAGCCGCACGCGCGCCTTTCTGCGCGTGGTGCTGCCGCTCTCGATGCCGGGTGTGGCCGCCGGCTGCGCGCTGGTCTTTGTGCTGGCGCTGGGCTTCTTCATCACCCCGGCTTTGCTGGGGGGGGGCCGCGTGATCATGATCGCCATGCTGATCGAGCAGCAGGTGCGCGAATTGCTGGACTGGCCCTTTGCGGCAGCGCTCTCGGCAGTGCTGCTGGCGGTCACGCTGCTGATCTATGCCGGCATCGGCCGCCTGACCAAGGGAGGCCGCCTTGCAGCGCCGTAG